A portion of the Glycine max cultivar Williams 82 chromosome 10, Glycine_max_v4.0, whole genome shotgun sequence genome contains these proteins:
- the LOC100779531 gene encoding xylulose 5-phosphate/phosphate translocator, chloroplastic, producing MLSSNVIPSSSPVTFSKPNHHFFINASPNLKPNPLRRFEAQHRATPLKSFKLSFIPTSQIQPSIAKLGSFSRFLSHPFELSSKPRYEIVKAASEANPEGENVTPTDPKSKNLKLGLVFGLWYFQNIVFNIYNKKVLNIFPFPWLLASFQLFVGSIWMLVLWSLKLQPCPKISKPFIIALLGPALFHTIGHISACVSFSKVAVSFTHVIKSAEPVFSVIFSSVLGDKYPTQVWLSIIPIVLGCSLAAVTEVSFNVQGLWCALISNVGFVLRNIYSKRSLENFKEVDGLNLYGWITILSLLYLFPVAIFVEGSQWIPGYYKAIEAIGKASTFYTWVLVSGVFYHLYNQSSYQALDEISPLTFSVGNTMKRVVVIVSSVLVFRNPVRPLNGLGSAIAILGTFLYSQATSKKKAQKIEDEKTS from the coding sequence atgctaTCTTCAAATGTTATTCCATCATCATCCCCTGTCACTTTCTCCAAACCCAATCATCATTTCTTCATCAATGCATCTCCCAATCTCAAACCCAACCCTCTCAGAAGATTTGAGGCCCAACACAGAGCCACTCCTCTCAAAAGTTTCAAACTTTCCTTTATTCCAACGTCTCAGATCCAACCTTCAATCGCAAAGTTAGGCTCTTTCAGCAGATTTCTCTCACACCCTTTTGAGCTCTCATCAAAACCCAGATACGAAATCGTTAAAGCTGCGTCAGAAGCCAATCCTGAAGGAGAAAATGTAACCCCCACTGACCCCAAATCTAAGAATCTCAAACTTGGTCTTGTGTTTGGGCTATGGTACTTCCAAAACATTGTGTTCAACATTTACAACAAGAAAGTGTTGAACATATTCCCTTTCCCATGGCTTCTTGCATCTTTTCAGCTCTTTGTTGGGTCCATTTGGATGCTGGTGCTTTGGTCCTTGAAGCTCCAACCTTGTCCAAAAATCTCAAAACCCTTCATCATTGCTCTCCTTGGACCTGCTTTGTTCCACACAATAGGACACATATCAGCCTGTGTTTCGTTCTCCAAGGTTGCTGTTTCCTTCACACATGTCATCAAATCTGCTGAACCAGTTTTCTCTGTCATATTTTCTTCAGTCCTTGGTGATAAGTACCCCACTCAGGTTTGGCTCTCAATTATTCCCATTGTGCTTGGTTGTTCTTTGGCTGCTGTTACTGAGGTGTCTTTCAATGTACAAGGATTGTGGTGTGCCCTTATTAGCAATGTTGGTTTTGTGTTGAGGAACATCTACTCTAAAAGAAGTTTAGAGAATTTCAAGGAAGTTGATGGATTGAACTTGTATGGATGGATTACTATACTTTCATTGCTTTATCTGTTTCCAGTGGCTATTTTTGTAGAAGGGTCTCAGTGGATCCCAGGGTATTACAAGGCAATTGAAGCCATAGGTAAAGCATCCACATTTTATACTTGGGTGTTGGTGTCTGGGGTGTTCTACCATCTTTATAACCAATCATCTTACCAAGCACTGGATGAGATTAGCCCATTGACTTTCTCTGTGGGGAACACAATGAAAAGAGTGGTGGTGATTGTGTCTTCAGTTTTGGTGTTCAGGAATCCGGTTCGGCCTCTTAACGGCCTTGGATCCGCCATTGCAATTCTTGGGACTTTCCTGTATTCTCAGGCAACATCCAAAAAGAAAGCACAGAAAATTGAAGATGAAAAGACTAGTTAG
- the LOC121172950 gene encoding secreted RxLR effector protein 161-like, which translates to MTDLGTLAYFLGLEFVTTSKGILLHQQKYATDVLKRFHMADCNPANTPAEVNTKLEIAEEEEAVDPTMFMNNPKKSHLTIAKRILRYVKGTLEYGILFPRKTDQRTVSLLGYSDSDWCEDKIDRRSTTGYLFKFLGAPISWCSKKQPVVALSSCEAEYIAGSYAACQAIWLDLLLDN; encoded by the exons ATGACAGACCTTGGTACTCTAGCTTATTTCCTTGGGTTAGAATTTGTAACTACCTCAAAGGGAATTCTGCTTCACCAACAGAAGTATGCTACTgatgtattgaaaagatttcatATGGCAGATTGTAATCCTGCAAATACTCCAGCAGAGGTTAATACAAAATTGGAAatagcagaagaagaagaagcagtggATCCAACCAT GTTCATGAATAATCCAAAGAAGTCTCATTTGACGATTGCCAAAAGAATTTTGAGGTATGTGAAGGGAACATTGGAATATGGTATTTTGTTTCCTAGGAAGACAGACCAGAGAACAGTGAGTTTACTGGGGTATTCTGATTCAGATTGGTGTGAAGACAAAATAGATAGGAGAAGCACTACAGGGTACTTGTTCAAGTTTCTAGGTGCTCCAATTTCCTGGTGCTCTAAGAAGCAACCTGTGGTGGCCTTGTCTTCCTGCGAGGCTGAATATATAGCAGGATCATATGCTGCTTGCCAAGCTATTTGGCTAGATTTATTGCTAGATAATTGA